The Candidatus Methylacidiphilales bacterium sequence AAACTCGGGGCCGATGAAGATAGCGGCTCGCTTTTCGCTGCCAACCTCCTGGAATCGACCTTCAGCGCACACAAGGTCGCCAGGCCACGGAATCAGTGCTGTGAAGGAAATGCGGTCTTCCTTATGGGCCTGTTGCACTCCGGCGGTTTTGAGATTCTCCAAAATCATGGATGGGAAATCCTGCTTCTTGCCGAAGACAGCGGCATCTTCTTTGACTTTGGGATCTATGAGATCACCGTCTTCATCCACACCCAACATGCGGTGGGGACTGAGACTTTCCACGGTGAAGGGACCGGCCACGCGGATCTTCTTCTTGTCGTCGTAGGGCTTGTCGTAGAGGTATTCAAACTCAGCCTTGGCGGCGATGGACTTGTCGATTTCATGTTGGCGAGCGATGCGGGCTTCCCACCAAGCAACGTGAAGTTTCTTGGCTTCGTCAGACCATTTGGCATCGGCCTCGCGGGGAATTTCCCACTCCTGCCAATTTTTCTTCAACGTGGTGTTCAGCTTTTCGCGCAAGGGTTCCAGCTTCGTTTGCCATTGGTCCCAGATGACATCAATCTCCGCATTATTTGCGATTGACTTGAGCGTGATGTGCGGCACTCGCTCATAAACGAAACCGTGGCGGATATTCCCCTGCACCGGCTGCGAACTCGGCGCGGTGCGGGTGACTTCGGCTTCCTTGATCTGGCCATCACGAGAATCGGCCAGCAAATAAAAGGGATAGCGTGCGCCCATGATGCGGGCGCGGGCCAGAGCCAGCGCCACACGGGAGGTGTCAATCGTAATCCAACGACGACCCCATTGTTCGGCGACGGCGGCAGTGGTGCCAGAACCGCAGGTCGGGTCGAGGACAAGGTCGCCGGAGTCGGTGGCCATCTGAATGCAACGCTCAACAACCGACGGTGCGGTCTGGACGACATAGAGCAACCCAGTGCCCATCTGCAAAGACTCCCATCGATCAGTGATCGGAAGGACGGAAAAGTCGTCGATGAATCGCTTGTAGCGAACGGTCGAGGGGCCTGCTGCTACGCGGCCTGCTTTGCCCAGCTTCTCAAGGCCAAACAGCGTTGTCTTCCAATGACTGGACAGTCCAGGGCGAAAATCTCTGCCCTCGAATTTGAAAACCTGTTCTGTCGAAGCGAGGCCGGAACTGATGAGGCTTGTGTGTTGGAAGATGCGTCCATCGGGAAGCGTGACTTGCCGCTCAAGTTCTTCACGTTTCAATCGGCGCTCGGTTCCGTCGGTCAGTTCGATTTGATCGTATCGATCCGATGACACATGACCGACGACTCTTTCATTGTAGATCTGCCGGTATTTGACGACGGATTTTGATTTTGCGAACCAGAGAATGAAATCGACCGTGTTCGCCAAAAGCGTCCCAGCTTGGCTTCCAGTTTTTTGGACTTGGATGATTGAGCAGAAATTGTCCTCCCCGAACACCTCATCCATCAACGCCCGGACGCGGTGAACATTTTCATCGCCGATCTGCACGAAGATAGAGCCGGAATCGGTGAGGAGATCGCGGGCGACGGTGAGCCGATCCCGCAGGTATGTGAGGTAGCTGTGGATACCGTCGCGCCAGGTGTCGCGGAAGGCTTTGACCTGCTCCGGCTCGCGAGTGATGTGGTCGGCCTTCCCGTCCTTCACATCGCGGCTGGTGGTGGACCACTGGAAGTTGCTGTTGAACTTGATGCCGTAGGGCGGATCGAAGTAGATGCACTGCACCTTGCCACGCAATCCCTCGCGTTCGGCCAAACTGGCCATAACCTGGAGGGAATCGCCCAGGATCATGCG is a genomic window containing:
- a CDS encoding site-specific DNA-methyltransferase codes for the protein MAKKPSSLKTVEALKHESDKRKNIPTAEYQAMIQKEQAAPLQIKYPRNTDLDPQLVWRGKDEQDWSDLVVHAPPVYIQEKVHPKVLIDDILRTSKESEHEAGTLTPDLFADFNGIPKGVDKTEFYQHDQNWSNRMILGDSLQVMASLAEREGLRGKVQCIYFDPPYGIKFNSNFQWSTTSRDVKDGKADHITREPEQVKAFRDTWRDGIHSYLTYLRDRLTVARDLLTDSGSIFVQIGDENVHRVRALMDEVFGEDNFCSIIQVQKTGSQAGTLLANTVDFILWFAKSKSVVKYRQIYNERVVGHVSSDRYDQIELTDGTERRLKREELERQVTLPDGRIFQHTSLISSGLASTEQVFKFEGRDFRPGLSSHWKTTLFGLEKLGKAGRVAAGPSTVRYKRFIDDFSVLPITDRWESLQMGTGLLYVVQTAPSVVERCIQMATDSGDLVLDPTCGSGTTAAVAEQWGRRWITIDTSRVALALARARIMGARYPFYLLADSRDGQIKEAEVTRTAPSSQPVQGNIRHGFVYERVPHITLKSIANNAEIDVIWDQWQTKLEPLREKLNTTLKKNWQEWEIPREADAKWSDEAKKLHVAWWEARIARQHEIDKSIAAKAEFEYLYDKPYDDKKKIRVAGPFTVESLSPHRMLGVDEDGDLIDPKVKEDAAVFGKKQDFPSMILENLKTAGVQQAHKEDRISFTALIPWPGDLVCAEGRFQEVGSEKRAAIFIGPEFGTVQRQDLVAAAREAADANFDVLITCAFNFEAHTTEFNKLGRIPVLKARMNADLHMAANLKATGKGNLFVIFGEPDIAILPEKDGKLRVKVNGVDVFDPSTGEVRSDGADGIACWFIDTDYNEESFFVRHAYFLGQNDPYSALKTTLKAEINPEAWATLNSDTSRPFAKPKSNRIAVKVINHLGDEVMKVFKV